GGTTATCATCTTTAGAGCTAAATGAATTAACAGACGCCATGATAGATCTAATCATATCTGAACCTAAAATATGCAAACATCTCCATATACCTTTGCAGGGTACTACCGATAAAATTCTATTACTTATGAACAGACATTATACCATTAAAGAGTACACAGAAAAGATAGCTCTTATAAAAAATAGAGACCCCGATTTTACTATCGGTACCGATATCATCACTGGTTTTCCCGGTGAAAGGGAAGAAGATTTTAAAGAAGGGTATAAAAACCTATTAGAAATGCCACTTACTTATATGCATATATTCCCTTTTTCAGAAAGAGAAGGGACTAAAGCTGCTACAATGCCAGATAAGGTCGATGATAAGATCAAAAAAAACCGATCAGAAATACTTAGGGAATTAAGTGACTCTAAAAGATTTAACCACTCTAAAAGATTGTTTGGGCAAAAGGTAAGAGTTCTTACAGAAAAAGGGAACAAAGGGCTTACAGATAACTACTTTGAAGTTGATATTACAGAAAACATAGCTAACAACTTATTCATAGATGTTCATATTGTTGGTGTTGCTTTTGATGGTACTTTATTGGGCTCTATAAAATAATGCTAACGAGGACAATATGAAAAAAAAGATTTTAGTCATAGGTGGAGTCGCAGCTGGAGCTTCTGCTGCAGCAAAAGCAAGAAGAATTGATGAAGATGCCCAGATAACAATCCTTGAAAAAAATGGCTATATCTCCTTTGCAAACTGTGGGATGCCATATTATATAGGTGATGTCATAAAAAATAGAAGTGCCCTTTTATTCCACAATGAAAAATCGTTTAAAAAACGCTTTAATATAGATGTTTACACAAAAACCACCGCCTACCGAATAGACTCTAAACAGAAATTGGTTTACGCAAGAAAAAACGAAGAAGAGTTAATCTTCCCTTATGACAAGCTCATCCTTTGTAATGGTGCTAAAACAGTAATTCCAGAAATAGAAGGCATTGAAACAGTACCATATTTCACCCTTAGATCTATAGAAGATATGGATAACATAAAATCTTACATCATAGATAAATCACCAAAATCAGCTACTATCATAGGTGCTGGTTACATTGGAATAGAAACTGCTGAGGCTCTTGTAAATTGCAATCTAAATGTATCTATAGTTGAAGCATTACCAAATATTTTACCCACATTTAGCCAAGAGATATCAGAAAAGATTTATAACCAGATGATATTAGATGGCGTAAAGGTATACACAAACACAAAAGTTGTTAAGGCCTCTTTGAATAACCAAAACATAACACTGACCACAGACTCAGGCTTCTCTTTAGACACAGATTTGCTTATAATTTCTACAGGTGTAAAACCTGATATTGAGCTTGCAATGACTGCCGGTATTGAAATCGGAGATCTTGGCGGTGTCAGAGTAAATGAAAAGATGGAAACATCTGTGGTAGATATATATGCAGCAGGTGATCTCGTAGAGAAAAAAAATATAGTTACCCAACGATATTGTCTTGCTCCCCTTGCTGGACCAGCAAATAGAGAAGGTAAAGTAGCCGGGTGTAATGCAGCAGGTGGTCACATGGTCTACTCTGGAACATTAAGAACAGCTATAGTTAGTTTTGGACCAGCTTGCTGTGCTCAAACAGGGCTCTCCTATGAAGAAGCAATCAAAAACGGTTTTGATGCAGACTTCGTTTATACAGAAGATCCCCATCATGTTGAATATTATCCAACTGCTAAATATATATTTATAAAACTCATTTTCGACAAAAAAACAGGCAAAATATTAGGTGCTCAAGCTTCAGGGGAAATCGGGGTAGAAAGAAGAATAGATATAATCTCCACTGCAATCTATGCAAACTTAACTGTCTATGACTTAGAAAAGATAGATTTCTGCTACTCTCCACCATTCGGTTCCGCAAAAGACCCGGCAAATATTGCAGCCAGTGTCGCAGCAAATCTATTAAGGGGGGTAAGCTACATTATCAAACCACAGATTTTTTTACAAATTATACAAAAACAAGACGACATCCAGATTTTGGATGTTAGAACAAGACTAGAATATAAAACCATCCATGTAAAAAATGCTATCAATATCTATGTGAATGACCTAAGAGAATCCCTTCATCTTTTAAACAACAAATCACCCATTTACGTTTACTGTGCTGTGGGTTATCGTGGACATATTGCCACTAAGATGCTAAGAAATCTTGGGTTTGAGGCTTATAACGTATCAGGTGGTATAGAAAGCATAAAACGTATCGCCAAAATTCAGAATATGGAGGTATTTGATGGAAGTAATACTTGAAACCAATTTAAAGGATCTAACGTTATTAGGAAGAGGTAAAGTTAGAGATATATATGATTTGGAAGAGTATCTTTTGATAGTTACCACTGATAGAATATCTGCTTTTGATGTGATAATGCCCAACGGTATCCCGATGAAGGGGTACGTTTTGACACAACTGTCAAGATTCTGGTTTGAACAAACAAAAGATATAGTGGAAAATCATCTTATCACCACTGAGATCAATGAAATGCCAGAGGTAGTGAAAAAATATAAATCCATTTTAGAAGGCAGAACAATGATGGTAAAAAAAGCAAAGCCATATCCAGTAGAATGCGTTGTAAGAGGGTATCTTTCTGGTTCAGGAT
The sequence above is drawn from the Calditerrivibrio sp. genome and encodes:
- a CDS encoding FAD-dependent oxidoreductase, encoding MKKKILVIGGVAAGASAAAKARRIDEDAQITILEKNGYISFANCGMPYYIGDVIKNRSALLFHNEKSFKKRFNIDVYTKTTAYRIDSKQKLVYARKNEEELIFPYDKLILCNGAKTVIPEIEGIETVPYFTLRSIEDMDNIKSYIIDKSPKSATIIGAGYIGIETAEALVNCNLNVSIVEALPNILPTFSQEISEKIYNQMILDGVKVYTNTKVVKASLNNQNITLTTDSGFSLDTDLLIISTGVKPDIELAMTAGIEIGDLGGVRVNEKMETSVVDIYAAGDLVEKKNIVTQRYCLAPLAGPANREGKVAGCNAAGGHMVYSGTLRTAIVSFGPACCAQTGLSYEEAIKNGFDADFVYTEDPHHVEYYPTAKYIFIKLIFDKKTGKILGAQASGEIGVERRIDIISTAIYANLTVYDLEKIDFCYSPPFGSAKDPANIAASVAANLLRGVSYIIKPQIFLQIIQKQDDIQILDVRTRLEYKTIHVKNAINIYVNDLRESLHLLNNKSPIYVYCAVGYRGHIATKMLRNLGFEAYNVSGGIESIKRIAKIQNMEVFDGSNT